Proteins encoded by one window of Gemmatimonadales bacterium:
- a CDS encoding thioredoxin domain-containing protein: MTSNRLAESASAYLKSAAHQPIQWYPWGEEAFSTAANADRPVLLDIGAVWCHWCHVMDGESYEDPALAEFLNQNFVCVKVDRDERPDVDARYQRAVQALTRQGGWPLTAFLTPSGEVFYGGTYFPPDGKYGRPGFRAVLQSVLEAYRNRRHQVQAQADAIRRALDADLDEGAPGDPSSQVLDQAVEQMGKVFDPVHGGFGREPKFPHPGAVTLLLHRWSDHPTEPERTMIDRTLRGMARGGVYDQLGGGFHRYSVDAEWIVPHFEKMAYDNSELLKVYLDAYALFGTEEYAETARGIVRWVREVASSPAGGYAASQDADVGLEDDGDYFTWTRDEAAAVLEPDELEVAAAYYDIGTAGEMQHDPAKNVLFVASTVGALAVRIRRGEAEVGGLLRSAGDKLRAARERRPAPFVDHTRYTSWNAMMASAMLRANAVLGDEWARRHALATLKLIRREAAVVMPEDGAGPDALTHTPGGVSGLLDDQVQTAAAALDAYEITGDAPWLNWAERLMDRVWTDYWDLEGGGFFDTARGRGTEPGLLPARAKPVQDTPTPSPNGVAGIVCARLFEITTAPRWRERGEALVRAFAGRAAELGLHAAAYLLAVDWQLHPVTHLVIVGERDDPTAARMHREALAGFLPRRIVQWIIPADATSRTLPAALAGMVSSAKSPRAYGCTGMTCGPPAEDLDAWQAVLRALRPTAARD; this comes from the coding sequence ATGACCAGCAACCGTCTGGCTGAATCTGCCTCAGCCTATCTCAAGTCCGCCGCCCATCAGCCGATTCAATGGTACCCCTGGGGAGAGGAGGCGTTCTCCACGGCAGCCAATGCGGACCGGCCGGTGCTGCTCGACATCGGAGCGGTCTGGTGCCACTGGTGTCACGTCATGGATGGCGAGTCGTACGAGGACCCCGCGCTGGCCGAGTTCCTGAACCAGAACTTCGTCTGTGTCAAGGTCGATCGGGACGAGCGGCCCGATGTGGATGCGCGGTATCAGCGCGCCGTCCAGGCGCTCACTCGGCAGGGCGGCTGGCCATTGACGGCCTTCCTCACGCCGTCCGGTGAGGTGTTTTACGGAGGCACCTACTTTCCGCCAGACGGGAAGTACGGCCGCCCCGGGTTCCGCGCGGTCCTCCAGAGCGTGCTCGAGGCGTACCGGAACCGCCGGCACCAGGTGCAGGCGCAGGCAGATGCGATCCGCCGGGCCCTCGATGCCGACCTCGACGAAGGAGCCCCGGGAGACCCCTCATCCCAGGTGCTCGACCAGGCCGTCGAGCAGATGGGGAAGGTGTTCGATCCGGTGCACGGTGGATTCGGGCGCGAGCCCAAGTTTCCCCATCCGGGAGCGGTGACGCTGCTGCTGCATCGCTGGAGCGACCATCCGACCGAGCCGGAGCGCACCATGATCGACCGCACCCTCCGGGGAATGGCGCGAGGCGGGGTGTACGACCAGCTAGGTGGAGGGTTCCACCGCTACAGCGTGGATGCCGAGTGGATCGTGCCCCACTTCGAGAAGATGGCGTACGACAACTCCGAGCTGCTCAAGGTCTACCTCGACGCGTATGCGCTCTTCGGGACCGAGGAGTACGCCGAAACCGCGCGAGGCATCGTACGCTGGGTCCGTGAAGTGGCCTCGAGTCCCGCCGGCGGATACGCTGCCAGCCAGGACGCCGACGTCGGCCTGGAAGACGACGGCGACTACTTCACCTGGACCCGCGACGAGGCGGCCGCCGTGCTCGAGCCGGACGAGCTGGAAGTTGCGGCAGCCTACTACGACATCGGCACAGCCGGAGAGATGCAGCACGATCCGGCGAAGAACGTCCTCTTCGTAGCCAGCACCGTCGGCGCGCTCGCCGTTCGGATACGGCGAGGCGAAGCCGAAGTCGGCGGACTGCTCCGGTCGGCCGGGGACAAGCTTCGGGCGGCGCGGGAGCGCCGGCCCGCGCCGTTCGTCGATCACACCCGTTATACCAGCTGGAACGCGATGATGGCCTCGGCGATGCTGCGGGCCAACGCCGTGCTGGGTGACGAGTGGGCTCGGCGTCACGCCCTGGCTACCCTCAAGCTCATCCGGCGGGAAGCCGCGGTCGTGATGCCCGAGGACGGAGCGGGCCCCGATGCACTGACCCATACGCCCGGGGGTGTCAGTGGGTTGCTTGATGATCAGGTACAGACAGCGGCGGCGGCGCTCGATGCCTACGAGATCACCGGCGACGCTCCCTGGCTCAACTGGGCCGAGCGGCTCATGGACCGGGTCTGGACCGACTATTGGGACCTGGAGGGCGGCGGTTTCTTCGACACGGCGCGAGGCCGAGGAACCGAGCCCGGCCTCTTGCCCGCTCGAGCGAAGCCGGTCCAGGACACGCCGACGCCTTCGCCCAACGGCGTGGCAGGCATCGTATGCGCCCGGCTATTCGAGATTACCACCGCGCCACGATGGCGCGAGCGGGGAGAGGCGTTGGTTCGGGCGTTCGCCGGACGCGCCGCGGAGCTGGGACTGCATGCGGCGGCCTACCTCCTGGCGGTCGACTGGCAGCTCCATCCGGTGACCCATCTGGTGATCGTCGGCGAGCGGGACGACCCCACCGCCGCCCGGATGCACCGCGAGGCACTCGCGGGGTTTCTCCCCCGTCGAATCGTCCAGTGGATCATCCCGGCGGACGCGACGAGCCGGACGCTTCCGGCGGCGCTCGCGGGAATGGTGAGCTCGGCGAAGTCCCCGCGGGCCTATGGCTGCACGGGCATGACCTGCGGCCCACCGGCGGAAGACCTCGACGCCTGGCAAGCCGTGCTCCGGGCGCTCCGTCCGACGGCGGCGCGGGACTGA
- a CDS encoding peptidylprolyl isomerase gives MAKTATIETSKGTIVADLFDAETPDTVANFEKLANSEFYDGTRFHRVIPNFMIQGGDPYSKDPNNPRVGTGGPGYKIKCETHLNTHKHVAGTLAMAHAGKDTGGSQFFICHSPQPHLDRVHTVFGQVRQGMDVVNSIKQNDVITSIRVV, from the coding sequence GTGGCCAAGACCGCAACGATCGAGACCAGCAAGGGCACCATCGTCGCCGATCTCTTCGACGCCGAGACACCCGACACCGTGGCCAACTTCGAGAAGCTCGCCAACAGCGAGTTCTACGACGGCACCCGGTTTCACCGGGTGATCCCCAACTTCATGATCCAGGGTGGTGACCCCTACTCCAAAGATCCCAACAATCCTCGCGTCGGCACCGGCGGTCCGGGCTACAAGATCAAGTGTGAGACGCACCTGAACACCCACAAGCACGTGGCCGGCACGCTCGCCATGGCCCATGCCGGCAAGGATACCGGTGGCAGCCAGTTCTTCATCTGCCATTCTCCGCAGCCCCACCTGGATCGGGTGCACACCGTGTTCGGCCAGGTTCGCCAAGGCATGGACGTCGTCAACAGCATCAAGCAGAACGACGTGATCACCTCGATCCGGGTCGTCTGA
- a CDS encoding HD domain-containing protein — MSLDRERALALMYEYTASDALRKHMYAVEIAMRAMAERAGEDPEAWGLVGLLHDYDYERFPNAAHSATEEHPAEGVRRLAAMGLPEPMQRAILGHANYTGVARDTPLARALFAVDELCGFLVACALVRPSRSLQDLEVSSVKKKLKDKAFARGVSREDVLQGAAELGVPLDEHIGFVLAALRPQERSLGLGGA, encoded by the coding sequence ATGTCCCTCGATCGTGAACGCGCCCTCGCCCTCATGTACGAGTACACCGCCTCCGACGCGCTGCGGAAGCACATGTACGCGGTCGAGATCGCCATGCGGGCAATGGCGGAGCGCGCGGGAGAGGACCCCGAGGCGTGGGGTCTCGTTGGACTGCTCCACGACTACGACTACGAGCGCTTCCCCAACGCGGCGCACTCGGCCACGGAGGAGCACCCTGCAGAAGGGGTGCGGCGGCTGGCCGCGATGGGGCTCCCGGAGCCGATGCAGCGCGCCATCTTGGGACACGCCAACTACACCGGTGTCGCCCGCGATACGCCCCTGGCGCGGGCGCTCTTCGCGGTGGACGAGCTGTGCGGCTTCCTGGTCGCCTGCGCGCTGGTGCGCCCGTCCCGCAGCCTGCAGGACCTGGAGGTCTCCAGTGTCAAGAAGAAGCTCAAGGACAAGGCGTTCGCCCGGGGCGTGAGCCGGGAGGACGTGCTGCAGGGCGCCGCCGAGCTGGGGGTGCCGCTGGACGAGCACATCGGCTTCGTGCTCGCCGCGCTCCGTCCGCAGGAGCGCTCGCTCGGACTTGGAGGCGCATGA
- a CDS encoding phospholipase D-like domain-containing protein, with protein sequence MTGGAAGSPEQSVACAINRAAGGRPVPGNDVRLLIDGPDAYEAMLDVIRGATRWVHFENYIIRSDAAGWRFAELLATRAREGIHVRVLYDGLGSIGTSRKYWRSLRQAGVEVRAFRPLQAIDLVPNLSRNHRKLVVADGARSVIGGLCIGCEWTGEEVAGGKPWRDTAVEIAGPASAVLDQAFAVTWQVAGGRLPDEDVAGRVAPQGDAEVRVIGGEPGRERAYRVIELLAAGSINRLWITDAYLVAPPRLFQALRDAARDGVDVRLLVPGSSDLPFIRNLSRIGYRDLLRNGVRIYEWDGPMLHAKAIVADGRWSRIGSSNLNPSSLLGNWELDVLIEHPELADAMERQFRLDIARSREVTRRPVRGPSRISSALPTVLRREDPEVLPSSYRRSTRERRRHAALTVRTLIGNARRSVFLPLTVLFVSLGVLFFALPTITAYVFGVLCGWLALGASREAFRRRADR encoded by the coding sequence ATGACCGGAGGCGCGGCCGGGAGCCCGGAGCAATCGGTCGCGTGCGCAATCAATCGGGCGGCCGGCGGCCGTCCCGTGCCCGGCAACGACGTGCGGCTTCTGATCGATGGCCCCGATGCCTACGAGGCCATGCTGGACGTCATCCGCGGGGCCACTCGCTGGGTCCACTTCGAGAACTACATCATCCGGAGCGACGCCGCCGGCTGGCGCTTCGCGGAGCTCCTCGCCACACGCGCCCGCGAAGGCATCCACGTGCGCGTGCTCTATGACGGGCTGGGATCGATCGGCACCTCCCGCAAGTATTGGCGCTCGCTGCGCCAGGCCGGCGTCGAGGTCCGGGCGTTCCGGCCCCTGCAGGCCATCGACCTGGTCCCCAACCTCTCGCGCAACCATCGGAAGCTGGTCGTCGCCGATGGCGCCCGGTCGGTGATCGGCGGCCTCTGCATCGGGTGCGAATGGACCGGGGAGGAGGTCGCTGGAGGGAAACCCTGGCGGGACACGGCGGTCGAGATCGCCGGGCCGGCCTCCGCGGTGTTGGATCAGGCGTTCGCGGTCACCTGGCAGGTGGCCGGCGGCCGCCTGCCCGACGAGGACGTGGCCGGGCGGGTGGCACCGCAGGGCGACGCGGAGGTTCGGGTCATCGGCGGCGAGCCGGGCCGGGAGCGGGCGTACCGGGTGATCGAGCTGCTCGCCGCCGGCAGCATCAATCGGCTGTGGATCACCGATGCGTACCTGGTGGCGCCTCCGCGGCTCTTTCAGGCGCTGCGCGACGCCGCCCGTGACGGGGTAGACGTACGGCTGCTGGTTCCGGGCTCCAGCGACCTGCCGTTCATCCGGAATCTTTCCCGGATCGGATACCGGGACCTGTTGCGGAACGGGGTCCGGATCTACGAGTGGGACGGCCCGATGCTGCACGCCAAGGCCATCGTCGCCGATGGCCGATGGAGCCGGATCGGCTCGAGCAACCTGAATCCGTCGAGCCTGCTGGGCAACTGGGAGCTGGATGTGCTCATCGAGCACCCCGAGCTGGCCGACGCCATGGAGCGCCAGTTCCGACTGGATATCGCCAGAAGCCGGGAGGTCACCCGCCGGCCGGTCCGGGGTCCGAGCCGCATCAGCTCGGCGCTGCCTACCGTGCTCCGCAGGGAAGACCCGGAGGTGCTGCCGTCCAGCTACCGACGGAGCACGCGTGAGCGACGGCGGCACGCCGCCTTGACCGTGCGAACGCTCATCGGGAACGCCCGCCGGTCTGTCTTCCTGCCACTGACCGTCCTGTTCGTCTCGCTCGGCGTGTTGTTCTTCGCGTTACCCACGATTACGGCGTACGTCTTCGGTGTGCTCTGCGGCTGGCTGGCCCTGGGCGCCTCGCGCGAGGCATTCCGCCGGCGGGCGGACCGCTAG
- a CDS encoding sigma-70 family RNA polymerase sigma factor: protein MSAGEAATIPAPSPPPPPDAEETAALVRVQSGETEPFDLLVRRYMRSAFTIAFRIVGHREDAEDVVQEAFLAALANIHTFDTSRRFGPWLYRIVVTRGLNLRKSRARRRTESLEIAPLASGTPSPALEAERSGLRAEVAAALARLPERQRMVVQFFELDGFSGAEIADMLGISPGTVRWYLHQARQALRGMLAHLQETPG, encoded by the coding sequence GTGAGCGCAGGCGAGGCGGCAACCATTCCCGCGCCGTCCCCTCCACCCCCGCCCGACGCGGAAGAGACTGCTGCACTGGTCCGGGTCCAGTCGGGTGAGACCGAGCCGTTCGATCTGCTGGTCCGGCGCTACATGCGGTCCGCGTTCACCATCGCGTTTCGTATCGTGGGCCACAGGGAGGATGCCGAGGACGTCGTGCAGGAGGCCTTTCTCGCCGCGCTCGCAAACATCCACACGTTCGATACCTCCCGACGGTTCGGACCGTGGCTCTACCGGATCGTGGTGACACGAGGGCTCAACCTCCGGAAATCGCGCGCCCGGCGGCGGACCGAGTCGCTGGAGATCGCGCCCCTGGCCAGCGGCACTCCCAGCCCGGCGCTGGAGGCCGAGCGATCCGGCCTGCGGGCGGAAGTGGCGGCGGCGCTCGCGCGCTTGCCCGAGCGCCAGCGCATGGTGGTTCAGTTCTTCGAGCTGGACGGCTTCTCCGGCGCGGAGATCGCCGACATGCTCGGCATCTCGCCCGGAACCGTCCGCTGGTACCTCCACCAGGCACGCCAGGCGCTTCGCGGCATGCTCGCCCACCTGCAGGAGACGCCAGGATGA
- a CDS encoding TolC family protein has protein sequence MRASFVLPLALSVVSASRLVSQQREVTLAEAIRLAERVQPDIVQAQADVRTAGAERRNAWGAFLPSLTASSSASDFFSEGASRIDPITGLLTSGNSTNRSINTSLSASLDLFTGFRRGAEMRAARAGQTQADVSLVDARFQQALTTTNQFLDALAGAQLVGVREASVRRAEEQLKVSVAKLHAGSATRSDSLRSLVNLGTSRLNLIQSQIDLATAEANLARLIGQVGRIRAADDSAFYRVLPAVDTQEIRVEADSKSPRVQSALAGAGVARANLSASRSAYWPSLTLAANTGWNGNRANDYTLLNQRQISLALSWRLFDRFDRELTIAQREASLEVAEATAADERRAVEAELTARLAELDAARSKIEITQTSVAAATEDLRVQQERYRVGASTIVDVLTSQEALNQAEVDVVNARFDYLRSKAQLEALIGRTL, from the coding sequence ATGAGAGCTTCCTTCGTCCTCCCGTTGGCCCTCTCCGTCGTGTCCGCCTCCCGGCTGGTATCCCAGCAGCGGGAGGTCACGCTCGCAGAAGCGATCCGTCTGGCCGAACGGGTCCAGCCGGACATTGTCCAGGCCCAGGCCGACGTGCGAACCGCCGGGGCGGAGCGACGGAACGCCTGGGGCGCCTTTCTCCCTTCTCTGACCGCCAGCTCGTCGGCGAGCGACTTCTTCTCGGAAGGCGCCTCCCGCATCGACCCGATCACCGGATTGCTCACCAGCGGGAACAGCACCAACCGAAGCATCAACACCTCGTTGTCGGCCAGCCTGGACCTCTTCACCGGCTTCCGGCGCGGGGCGGAAATGCGCGCGGCCCGGGCCGGCCAGACCCAGGCGGACGTCTCTCTGGTGGATGCCCGGTTTCAGCAGGCGTTGACCACCACTAACCAGTTCCTGGACGCGCTGGCCGGGGCCCAACTGGTGGGCGTACGCGAGGCGAGCGTGCGGCGAGCGGAGGAGCAGCTCAAGGTCTCGGTCGCCAAGCTGCATGCCGGATCGGCCACCCGGTCCGACTCGCTCCGTTCGCTGGTGAACCTGGGCACCTCGCGGCTCAACCTGATCCAGTCCCAGATCGACCTGGCCACCGCCGAGGCCAACCTGGCACGTCTCATCGGGCAGGTCGGCCGAATCCGCGCGGCCGACGACTCTGCGTTCTACCGGGTCCTGCCCGCCGTCGACACGCAGGAGATCCGGGTGGAGGCAGACTCGAAGTCGCCCCGGGTGCAGAGCGCGCTGGCCGGCGCGGGGGTGGCGCGGGCCAATCTCAGCGCCTCCCGGTCGGCCTACTGGCCCAGCCTGACGCTGGCGGCCAACACCGGATGGAACGGGAACCGGGCCAACGACTATACCTTGCTCAACCAGCGACAGATCAGTCTGGCGCTGAGCTGGCGGCTGTTCGACCGCTTCGACCGCGAGCTGACCATCGCCCAGCGCGAGGCGAGTCTGGAGGTGGCCGAGGCCACGGCGGCCGACGAGCGCCGGGCGGTCGAGGCCGAGCTGACCGCCCGCCTGGCCGAGCTGGACGCGGCACGGAGCAAGATCGAGATCACCCAGACCAGCGTGGCTGCGGCCACCGAAGATCTGCGGGTGCAGCAGGAGCGCTACCGGGTGGGAGCGTCGACCATCGTGGATGTGCTCACCTCGCAGGAAGCCCTCAACCAGGCGGAGGTCGACGTGGTGAATGCGCGGTTCGACTACCTTCGCTCCAAGGCGCAGCTGGAAGCGCTGATCGGACGGACCCTGTGA
- a CDS encoding ABC transporter ATP-binding protein produces the protein MTGALTDTAERMAMLPTDVPRDAVIVTRNLQRDYDIGGEVVRALRGVDLTIRQNEFVAIMGPSGSGKSTLMNLIGCLDSPTAGEYWLNGHRVSELEDDELARIRNREIGFVFQTFNLLPRASALHNVELPLVYAGLGSRERRELASEALTRVGLADRMQHRPNELSGGQRQRVAIARALVNKPSILLADEPTGNLDSGTSEEIMGLFEGLFREGQTILLVTHELDIAAHARRQVHLKDGHVERDFPAEAR, from the coding sequence GTGACCGGTGCTCTGACCGACACCGCCGAGCGGATGGCGATGCTGCCCACCGACGTCCCGCGTGACGCGGTGATCGTGACCCGCAATCTGCAGCGGGACTACGATATCGGCGGCGAGGTGGTGCGCGCGCTCCGGGGCGTGGACCTCACCATCCGGCAGAACGAGTTCGTGGCCATCATGGGTCCGTCGGGGTCGGGGAAGTCGACCCTGATGAATCTCATCGGCTGTCTCGACAGCCCTACCGCCGGCGAGTACTGGCTCAACGGCCACCGGGTCTCCGAGCTGGAGGACGACGAGCTGGCGCGAATCCGGAATCGGGAGATCGGCTTCGTCTTCCAGACGTTCAACCTGCTGCCCCGGGCGTCCGCGCTGCACAATGTCGAGCTCCCCCTGGTGTACGCCGGACTGGGCAGCCGGGAACGGCGGGAGCTGGCCTCGGAGGCGCTCACCAGGGTCGGGCTGGCGGACCGGATGCAGCACCGGCCCAACGAGCTCTCGGGCGGGCAGCGGCAACGGGTCGCCATCGCTCGCGCACTGGTCAACAAGCCCAGCATTCTCCTCGCGGATGAGCCCACCGGGAACCTCGACAGCGGCACCAGTGAGGAGATCATGGGATTGTTCGAGGGTCTGTTCCGGGAAGGCCAGACGATCCTGCTGGTGACGCACGAGCTGGACATCGCCGCGCACGCACGTCGGCAGGTGCACCTCAAGGACGGTCACGTGGAGCGGGACTTCCCGGCGGAGGCCAGATGA
- a CDS encoding efflux RND transporter periplasmic adaptor subunit, which translates to MRSRAIAAAVVLAAASAGCRKAAPPSPYLAVAVEPRDIVVSAQAAGTIQPDTTVEVKSKASGEILALLAETGQIVKRGAPLVRIDPRNARNALAQAQADLDVAKAKLENATSQKRRSDELFKSQSITQQEQEQAQLDYANAKSEVVRAQVAVDNAKIQLEDTDVRAAITGTIIEKDVERGQVIASAVTNVSGGTTLLKMADLNLVQVRTLVDETDIGKIQVGQAATVTVDAYPNRPFDGTVLKIEPQAQTEQNVTVFPVLIRINNREGLLRPGMNTEVEIHVGRRDSVLAVPNAALRTQRDVGSAAQVLGLSPQTVQQELAATAPGSGNGAGARTTDGGPRRDSLLARGDSTGARPALAARSDSGRERMGAAWRQDRAGGRQRQGSYGTGTGGRYVVFVRRNGQPKPVWIRTGLTDLDYSEVTQGLSRGDSVYVLPSASLVQSQQDMKQRFNQVTGGGGVPGMRQQTSAPAGGGSQTTAPAPR; encoded by the coding sequence ATGAGATCGAGAGCGATCGCGGCCGCCGTGGTGCTGGCGGCAGCCTCCGCGGGCTGCCGGAAGGCGGCTCCGCCCTCGCCGTACCTGGCCGTGGCGGTCGAGCCGCGCGACATCGTGGTCTCCGCCCAGGCCGCGGGCACCATTCAGCCGGACACGACCGTCGAGGTGAAGTCCAAAGCCTCAGGGGAGATTCTCGCGCTCCTGGCCGAGACGGGGCAGATCGTGAAGCGGGGTGCGCCGCTGGTCAGGATCGACCCTCGCAACGCCCGGAACGCGCTGGCGCAGGCGCAGGCGGACCTCGACGTGGCCAAGGCCAAGCTGGAGAACGCCACCAGCCAGAAGCGCCGGTCGGACGAGCTGTTCAAGTCGCAGTCGATCACCCAGCAGGAGCAGGAGCAGGCCCAGCTGGATTACGCCAACGCCAAGTCCGAGGTGGTGCGCGCGCAGGTGGCGGTGGACAACGCGAAAATCCAGCTCGAGGACACCGACGTCCGCGCGGCCATCACCGGGACGATCATCGAGAAGGATGTGGAGCGCGGGCAGGTGATCGCCTCCGCCGTCACCAATGTCAGCGGCGGCACCACCCTGCTCAAGATGGCGGACCTCAACCTGGTCCAGGTCCGGACCCTGGTGGACGAGACCGACATCGGAAAGATCCAGGTGGGCCAGGCCGCCACCGTGACGGTGGATGCTTATCCCAACCGCCCGTTCGACGGCACCGTGCTCAAGATCGAGCCACAGGCTCAGACGGAGCAGAACGTCACCGTGTTTCCGGTCCTGATCCGGATCAACAATCGGGAGGGGCTGCTCCGGCCCGGCATGAATACGGAGGTCGAGATCCACGTCGGTCGCAGGGACAGCGTGCTGGCCGTGCCCAACGCCGCGCTTCGCACCCAGCGCGACGTCGGATCGGCGGCGCAGGTCCTGGGACTCTCGCCCCAGACGGTGCAACAGGAGTTGGCAGCCACCGCCCCTGGCTCCGGAAACGGGGCCGGTGCCCGGACCACCGATGGCGGGCCGCGGCGCGACTCCCTGCTGGCGCGCGGCGACTCAACCGGCGCCCGGCCGGCGCTGGCCGCTCGTTCCGATTCCGGCCGGGAACGGATGGGCGCGGCATGGCGCCAGGATCGGGCTGGCGGACGACAGCGGCAGGGCAGCTACGGCACTGGCACCGGCGGGCGCTACGTCGTGTTCGTGAGGCGCAACGGACAGCCGAAGCCGGTCTGGATCCGCACCGGCCTCACCGATCTCGACTACAGCGAGGTGACCCAGGGCCTCAGCCGCGGTGACTCGGTGTACGTGCTGCCGAGCGCCAGCCTGGTCCAGTCGCAGCAGGATATGAAGCAACGCTTCAACCAGGTCACCGGTGGTGGCGGTGTGCCGGGCATGCGGCAGCAGACCTCCGCACCGGCAGGCGGCGGCTCCCAGACAACCGCTCCAGCGCCGCGGTAA
- a CDS encoding ABC transporter permease: MLFGETLAVAFQSIRANALRSILTMLGMIIGVGAVITMVALGTGAQKAVEERIAALGANVLTVFAGQGRSGAIMMTDRTILSTDDYQALLQDATLLAAVEPEMQQALQVVYGNQNRNLQVTGTTPNYIQVRNYTVPYGRMFTAGDDASRQRYAVLGSSVPEMLGGNPTAMIHQTILIRGIPFEIIGVLSSKGAAGGFTNPDEQILIPLQTAQYRVFGTKRLRSIGVQVKDGVPIEQGMVDLERVLRREHHIRPGGENDFTIRNQQDVLQTQQQATQVFTTLLASIAAVSLIVGGIGIMNIMLVSVTERTREIGVRKALGATRNNILLQFLIEALTLCVLGGLIGVLLGAGTTVVLARVMKWNTLISGSAVVIAFGFSALVGLFFGIWPARRAAKLDPITALRYE; this comes from the coding sequence ATGCTCTTCGGCGAGACCCTCGCGGTCGCGTTTCAGTCGATCCGGGCCAATGCGCTCCGATCGATCCTCACCATGCTCGGCATGATCATCGGTGTCGGCGCGGTGATCACTATGGTCGCCCTGGGGACCGGGGCACAGAAGGCGGTGGAAGAGCGGATCGCCGCGCTCGGGGCCAACGTACTCACCGTCTTCGCCGGTCAGGGCCGGAGCGGCGCGATCATGATGACCGACCGCACCATCCTGAGCACCGACGACTACCAGGCCCTGCTGCAAGACGCCACCCTGCTGGCGGCGGTGGAACCGGAGATGCAGCAGGCCCTTCAGGTGGTCTACGGCAACCAGAACCGCAATCTCCAGGTCACCGGGACGACTCCGAACTACATCCAGGTCCGCAACTACACCGTCCCCTACGGACGGATGTTCACCGCCGGAGACGATGCCAGCCGGCAACGCTACGCGGTGCTGGGCTCCTCGGTGCCGGAGATGCTCGGCGGCAATCCGACGGCGATGATCCACCAGACTATCCTGATCCGGGGCATTCCCTTCGAGATCATCGGGGTGCTGAGCTCCAAGGGTGCGGCCGGCGGCTTCACCAATCCCGACGAGCAGATCCTGATTCCACTGCAGACCGCCCAGTACCGGGTCTTCGGCACCAAACGGCTCCGCTCCATAGGAGTCCAGGTGAAGGACGGCGTCCCTATCGAGCAGGGCATGGTCGACCTGGAGCGGGTGCTGCGGCGGGAACATCACATCCGTCCCGGTGGCGAGAACGACTTCACCATCCGCAACCAGCAGGACGTGCTGCAGACTCAGCAGCAGGCAACCCAGGTGTTCACCACCCTCCTGGCGAGCATCGCGGCGGTGAGCCTGATCGTCGGTGGGATCGGGATCATGAACATCATGCTGGTCTCGGTGACCGAGCGCACCCGGGAGATCGGGGTGCGCAAGGCGCTCGGCGCCACCCGGAACAACATCCTGCTCCAGTTTCTCATCGAGGCGCTCACCCTCTGCGTGCTCGGCGGCCTCATCGGGGTGCTGCTGGGCGCGGGAACCACCGTGGTGCTCGCCCGGGTGATGAAGTGGAACACACTGATCTCAGGCAGCGCGGTGGTCATCGCCTTCGGATTCAGCGCCCTGGTGGGTCTCTTCTTCGGGATCTGGCCCGCCCGGCGCGCCGCCAAGCTGGACCCCATCACGGCACTCCGCTACGAATAG